Proteins found in one Micromonospora sp. WMMD1082 genomic segment:
- a CDS encoding IS701 family transposase, with translation MAGVCDAFAGRFGRVEPRRTATAFVSGLLADIEVKTCWQLAERAGHARPDAMQRLLYRAVWDADAVRDDLRDVVVARFGDSDGVLVVDETGDLKKGTHSVGVQRQYTGTAGRIENAQVGVFCGYASRHGHTLIDRRVYLPVSWTDDRDRCQAAGVPDEVAFATKSELAADMITAAVDAGVPVGWAAADEAYGNSSVFRTHLREHRLGYVLAVSRSHLVPLDGGKTRVRADRVAVDLPASAWQRRSAGAGSKGPRFYDWAWLNDVCTDADPDDGGHHSLLIRRNTTTGELAFYRCWTPQQATLARLVRVAGIRWTVEESFQAAKGQVGLDQHQVRRWDSWHRFTTLALAALAVLAICAADADDDSTDTGLIKLTVNETRRLINTLVLRPIRDLTHRLRWSDWRRRHQARARQAHYTRRLNLEHQP, from the coding sequence CTGGCCGGGGTGTGTGATGCGTTCGCGGGACGGTTCGGGCGGGTCGAGCCGCGGCGCACGGCTACGGCGTTCGTGAGTGGGCTGCTGGCCGACATTGAGGTCAAGACGTGCTGGCAGTTGGCGGAGCGGGCCGGGCATGCCCGGCCGGACGCGATGCAGAGGTTGTTGTATCGGGCGGTGTGGGACGCCGACGCTGTCCGCGACGATCTGCGCGACGTGGTCGTGGCCCGGTTCGGTGACTCGGACGGCGTGCTGGTTGTCGACGAGACCGGGGACCTGAAGAAGGGCACGCATTCGGTCGGGGTGCAACGCCAGTACACCGGCACTGCCGGCAGGATCGAGAACGCGCAGGTAGGGGTGTTCTGCGGCTATGCCAGCCGGCATGGGCACACGCTGATCGACCGCCGGGTCTACCTGCCGGTGTCGTGGACCGATGACCGGGACAGATGCCAGGCCGCTGGGGTTCCCGACGAGGTTGCCTTCGCCACGAAGTCCGAGCTGGCCGCCGACATGATCACCGCTGCGGTCGACGCCGGCGTTCCCGTCGGGTGGGCGGCTGCGGACGAGGCCTACGGCAACAGCAGCGTCTTCCGCACTCACCTGCGCGAACACCGCCTGGGCTATGTCCTGGCCGTGTCCCGCAGCCACCTGGTCCCTCTCGACGGTGGCAAGACCCGGGTGCGGGCTGATCGGGTCGCCGTCGACCTACCGGCCTCGGCGTGGCAGCGCCGCAGCGCAGGCGCCGGATCCAAGGGCCCGCGTTTCTACGACTGGGCCTGGCTCAACGACGTCTGCACCGATGCCGACCCCGACGACGGCGGCCACCACAGCCTCCTGATCCGCCGCAACACCACCACCGGCGAGCTGGCCTTCTACCGCTGCTGGACCCCGCAACAAGCCACCCTTGCCCGACTCGTGCGGGTCGCGGGCATCCGCTGGACGGTCGAGGAAAGCTTCCAGGCCGCCAAGGGCCAGGTCGGCCTCGACCAGCACCAGGTCCGCCGCTGGGACTCCTGGCACCGCTTCACCACCCTCGCCCTGGCCGCCCTCGCCGTCCTGGCGATCTGCGCCGCCGACGCCGACGACGACTCCACCGACACAGGGCTGATCAAGCTGACCGTCAACGAGACCCGCCGACTGATCAACACCCTCGTACTCCGCCCGATCCGCGACCTCACCCACCGTCTGCGCTGGTCAGACTGGCGCCGCCGCCATCAAGCCCGAGCCCGCCAAGCCCACTACACCCGACGCCTCAACCTCGAACACCAGCCATAG